One part of the Streptomyces sp. AM 2-1-1 genome encodes these proteins:
- a CDS encoding septum formation family protein, whose protein sequence is MPFGSKTPYLRGISVAVVLLSVGASGCSVAESAKDGIKKAARTESVFSLDVGECYNPNSKPVAEGETGEEFSIEVVPCTEAHDGQVYGEFKIDDGAYPGDDAIVTAADTRCVAEEQKFAPDTWAIPAGVSGSYYQPTKESWATGDRLVTCTYTKDSGKITGTLKSKTMNADQLAYLKGSSALYEALWSTQPEADAVEDDLAGYKAQAAAVNAALDAHLSALQGIEQPATAKLREQLDTANKAWKKAADAADVDAFYLAYDTAFTGIDPSDSVAARKELGLSTTVPADEAEVWAG, encoded by the coding sequence ATGCCTTTCGGTTCCAAGACCCCTTATCTGCGCGGTATATCCGTTGCCGTCGTTCTCCTTTCCGTGGGTGCGTCCGGTTGTTCGGTCGCAGAAAGCGCCAAGGACGGCATTAAGAAGGCCGCCCGGACCGAGTCGGTCTTCTCGCTCGACGTCGGCGAGTGCTACAACCCGAACTCGAAGCCGGTCGCCGAGGGCGAGACGGGCGAGGAGTTCTCGATCGAGGTCGTGCCGTGCACCGAGGCCCACGACGGCCAGGTCTACGGCGAGTTCAAGATCGACGACGGTGCCTACCCCGGTGACGACGCGATCGTCACCGCCGCCGACACCCGCTGTGTGGCGGAGGAGCAGAAGTTCGCGCCCGACACCTGGGCGATCCCCGCCGGCGTCTCGGGCTCGTACTACCAGCCCACCAAGGAGTCCTGGGCCACCGGTGACCGGCTGGTGACCTGCACCTACACCAAGGACTCCGGCAAGATCACCGGCACGCTGAAGAGCAAGACCATGAACGCCGACCAGCTCGCCTACCTCAAGGGCTCCAGCGCCCTCTACGAGGCGCTCTGGTCCACCCAGCCCGAGGCCGACGCGGTCGAGGACGACCTCGCCGGCTACAAGGCGCAGGCCGCCGCCGTCAACGCGGCGCTGGACGCCCACCTCTCGGCGCTCCAGGGCATCGAGCAGCCGGCGACCGCCAAGCTGCGCGAGCAGCTCGACACGGCGAACAAGGCGTGGAAGAAGGCCGCCGACGCCGCCGACGTCGACGCCTTCTACCTCGCCTACGACACCGCCTTCACGGGCATCGACCCGAGCGACTCCGTCGCCGCCCGCAAGGAGCTGGGGCTGTCCACCACCGTCCCGGCCGACGAAGCAGAGGTCTGGGCCGGCTGA
- a CDS encoding class I SAM-dependent methyltransferase yields the protein MHAEAGSAAATRESYDLLATAYAARFGAELDAKPLERALLAGFAELVRETGGGRPLADVGCGTGRVTGHLHGLGADVFGIDLSPGMLAVARAAHPGIRFEEGSMLALDLPDASLGGLLAWYSVIHLTDALLPAAFAEFHRVLAPGAHVQLGFQVGDGARHYDEAWGHPVALDFHRRRTETIAALLTAAGFEVRVRTVREADTEGEHPEPTPQGFVLARKPGAGAERRQSAGRAGDTVRLPAAISSATGRQGTGPR from the coding sequence CTGCACGCGGAAGCCGGGTCCGCGGCCGCCACCCGGGAGTCGTACGACCTGCTGGCCACCGCGTACGCGGCACGGTTCGGCGCCGAGCTGGACGCCAAGCCACTGGAACGGGCGCTGCTCGCCGGGTTCGCGGAGCTGGTACGGGAGACCGGCGGCGGCCGACCGCTCGCCGACGTGGGGTGCGGCACCGGCCGGGTCACCGGCCACCTGCACGGACTCGGCGCCGACGTGTTCGGGATCGACCTGTCACCCGGAATGCTCGCCGTGGCGCGCGCCGCACACCCCGGCATCCGGTTCGAGGAGGGCTCGATGCTCGCCCTCGACCTGCCGGACGCGTCGCTCGGTGGGCTGCTCGCCTGGTACTCGGTCATCCACCTCACCGACGCCCTGCTCCCGGCCGCCTTCGCCGAGTTCCACCGGGTGCTGGCACCGGGGGCGCACGTACAACTCGGCTTCCAGGTCGGCGACGGGGCACGGCACTACGACGAGGCGTGGGGGCACCCGGTCGCCCTCGACTTCCACCGCCGACGGACGGAGACGATCGCCGCCCTGCTCACCGCGGCGGGCTTCGAGGTCCGGGTACGTACGGTGCGGGAAGCCGACACCGAGGGGGAGCACCCCGAGCCGACCCCGCAGGGATTCGTCCTGGCGCGGAAGCCCGGCGCCGGTGCTGAACGCCGTCAGTCCGCCGGTCGCGCCGGTGACACCGTACGGCTGCCCGCCGCGATCAGCTCCGCCACGGGCCGTCAGGGGACGGGGCCACGGTGA
- the serC gene encoding phosphoserine transaminase: MADIQIPADIKPADGRFGAGPSKVRTEALDALAATGTSLLGTSHRQAPVKNLVGEVRDGVRSLFSLPEGYEVVLGNGGSTAFWDVATHGLIETKSQHLNFGEFSSKFAKAAKLAPWLADPSVISSEPGTHPEPRAEEGVDVYAFTHNETSTGVAAPIKRVAGADEGALVLVDATSGAGGLPVDITETDVYYFAPQKSFASDGGLWIAAFSPAALERAARVHASGRHVPEFFSLPTAIDNSTKNQTYNTPALSTLFLLNEQLKWLNGQGGLDFATGRTLTSSQNLYGWAEESKHATPFVTDPAKRSQVIGTIDFSDDIDAAAIAKVLRANGIVDTEPYRKLGRNQLRVAMFPAIDPADVQALTACIDYVIEKL, from the coding sequence GTGGCCGACATCCAGATTCCCGCTGACATCAAGCCCGCCGACGGGCGCTTCGGCGCCGGTCCCTCCAAGGTGCGGACGGAGGCGCTCGACGCGCTGGCCGCCACCGGCACCTCCCTCCTCGGTACGTCCCATCGCCAGGCCCCGGTGAAGAACCTGGTCGGCGAGGTGCGCGACGGTGTGCGCAGCCTCTTCTCCCTCCCCGAGGGGTACGAGGTCGTTCTCGGCAACGGCGGGTCCACCGCGTTCTGGGACGTCGCGACGCACGGTCTCATCGAGACGAAGTCCCAGCACCTGAACTTCGGTGAGTTCTCCTCGAAGTTCGCCAAGGCCGCGAAGCTCGCGCCCTGGCTGGCGGACCCGTCGGTGATCTCGTCCGAGCCCGGCACCCACCCGGAGCCGCGGGCGGAGGAGGGCGTGGACGTCTACGCCTTCACCCACAACGAGACCTCCACGGGTGTCGCGGCGCCGATCAAGCGTGTCGCGGGTGCCGACGAGGGCGCGCTCGTCCTGGTCGACGCCACCTCGGGCGCCGGCGGCCTGCCGGTCGACATCACCGAGACGGACGTCTACTACTTCGCCCCGCAGAAGTCCTTCGCCTCCGACGGCGGCCTGTGGATCGCGGCGTTCTCCCCGGCGGCCCTGGAGCGCGCGGCGCGCGTCCACGCCTCCGGCCGCCACGTCCCCGAGTTCTTCTCGCTGCCCACGGCGATCGACAATTCGACGAAGAACCAGACGTACAACACCCCGGCCCTCTCCACCCTCTTCCTGCTCAATGAGCAGCTGAAGTGGCTGAACGGCCAGGGCGGCCTGGACTTCGCGACCGGCCGCACCCTCACCTCCTCCCAGAACCTCTACGGCTGGGCCGAGGAATCGAAGCACGCCACCCCGTTCGTCACGGACCCGGCGAAGCGCTCGCAGGTCATCGGCACGATCGACTTCTCCGACGACATCGACGCCGCCGCGATCGCCAAGGTGCTCCGCGCCAACGGCATCGTCGACACCGAGCCGTACCGCAAGCTGGGCCGCAACCAGCTGCGCGTCGCGATGTTCCCGGCGATCGACCCGGCGGACGTCCAGGCCCTCACCGCCTGCATCGACTACGTGATCGAGAAGCTGTAA
- a CDS encoding cytochrome P450 → MTVTTTGPTGARDDERIVLDLFVGDLRGESARLHAAGPLVPVELPGGVHIYAVTHHAEAKAVLTDPRLVKDIDVWNAWQRGEIAPDWPLIGLVNPGKTMLTSDGAEHRRLRGLVAQALTVRRVERLRESVQARTDELLDRLAGRPAGERVDLKAEFAYPLPMNVISELMGIGTEDLPRMKELFDRFFSNLTPPAEVPGMMADIHALFSRILDEKKESPADDLTGALLNASEDGDRLTDDEILNTLKLIIAAGHETTISLIVNTVVALQTHPEQRALVLSGGATWEGAIEETLRWSSPTSHVLIRFATEDITIGDRVLPKGEGLMVSFHALSLDEKQWGPTAAEFDLTRSPNRHLSFGHGPHICPGAALSRLEAAVALPALYARFPELELAVPAAELRNKPIVTQNDLFELPVTLG, encoded by the coding sequence GTGACCGTGACGACCACCGGACCGACCGGCGCGCGCGACGACGAGCGCATCGTGCTCGACCTGTTCGTCGGCGACCTCAGGGGCGAGAGCGCCCGGCTGCACGCGGCCGGTCCGCTCGTCCCCGTGGAGCTGCCCGGCGGGGTCCACATCTACGCCGTCACCCACCACGCCGAGGCGAAGGCGGTCCTCACCGACCCGCGCCTGGTGAAGGACATCGACGTGTGGAACGCCTGGCAGCGCGGCGAGATCGCCCCGGACTGGCCGCTGATCGGCCTGGTCAACCCCGGGAAGACCATGCTGACCTCGGACGGCGCCGAACACCGCCGACTGCGCGGGCTCGTCGCACAGGCGCTGACCGTGCGCCGGGTGGAGCGGCTCCGCGAATCCGTCCAGGCCCGCACCGACGAGCTGCTGGACCGGCTCGCCGGGCGCCCGGCGGGGGAGAGGGTCGACCTGAAGGCGGAGTTCGCCTACCCGCTGCCGATGAACGTCATCAGCGAGCTGATGGGCATCGGCACCGAGGACCTGCCCCGGATGAAGGAGCTCTTCGACAGGTTCTTCTCCAACCTGACGCCGCCGGCCGAGGTCCCGGGGATGATGGCGGACATCCACGCCCTCTTCTCGCGCATCCTGGACGAGAAGAAGGAGTCCCCGGCCGACGACCTGACCGGGGCGCTGCTGAACGCCTCCGAGGACGGCGACCGGCTCACCGACGACGAGATTCTCAACACCCTGAAGCTGATCATCGCCGCCGGTCACGAGACCACCATCAGCCTCATCGTGAACACCGTCGTCGCCCTCCAGACCCACCCCGAGCAGCGCGCACTGGTGCTCTCCGGCGGGGCGACCTGGGAGGGGGCGATCGAGGAGACGCTGCGCTGGTCGTCGCCGACCTCGCACGTGCTGATCCGCTTCGCCACCGAGGACATCACCATCGGCGACCGGGTGCTGCCGAAGGGCGAGGGCCTGATGGTCTCCTTCCACGCGCTGAGCCTGGACGAGAAGCAGTGGGGCCCGACGGCGGCGGAGTTCGACCTCACCCGCTCCCCCAACCGCCACCTCTCCTTCGGCCACGGCCCGCACATCTGCCCGGGCGCCGCGCTCTCCCGACTGGAGGCGGCCGTCGCGCTCCCCGCGCTGTACGCCCGCTTCCCGGAGCTGGAGCTCGCGGTCCCCGCCGCCGAGCTGCGGAACAAGCCGATCGTGACCCAGAACGACCTCTTCGAACTCCCGGTCACCCTGGGCTGA
- a CDS encoding cytochrome P450 — MNACPVDHGTGAAADLGPVPLSGPRFATEPHQLYREVRRDHGPVAPILLPGDVPAWLVLGYREVHQVTTDPVLFTRDSQIWNQWPHIADDWPLHPMISKDQPSVLYTVGERHSRRSQVISTALEGADPFELRRYTEEFADELIDGFCSAGTCDLIGDYAMLLPVRVLAKLYGFPDEAGPALVKAMNDMINGGPDALAGQQHIAGSVFRLVAERSAAPGDDVPSRMLADTGEFTADETARDLMVMLAAGHQPTADWIGNSLRLMLTDDRFAASLSGGRHSVAEAMNEVLWEDTPTQNVAGRWASRDTHLGGQHIAAGDLLVLGVAAANADPQVRTDGSALTGGNNAFLSFGHGEHRCPFPAQETAEVIARTGIEAILDRLPDVDLSVPAEDLTRRPSPWLRGLTELPVRFTPTPALGGTR, encoded by the coding sequence GTGAACGCGTGCCCCGTCGACCACGGCACGGGTGCGGCAGCGGACCTCGGTCCCGTACCGCTGTCCGGCCCCCGGTTCGCCACCGAACCGCACCAGCTCTACCGGGAGGTCCGCCGGGACCACGGGCCGGTGGCGCCGATCCTGCTGCCGGGCGACGTACCCGCCTGGCTGGTGCTCGGCTACCGCGAGGTGCACCAGGTCACCACGGATCCGGTGCTGTTCACCCGGGACTCGCAGATCTGGAACCAGTGGCCGCACATCGCCGACGACTGGCCGCTGCACCCGATGATCAGCAAGGACCAGCCCTCGGTCCTCTACACCGTGGGTGAGCGCCACAGCCGCCGCTCGCAGGTGATCAGTACCGCGCTGGAGGGCGCCGACCCCTTCGAACTGCGCAGGTACACCGAGGAGTTCGCCGACGAACTGATCGACGGCTTCTGCTCCGCCGGCACCTGCGACCTCATCGGCGACTACGCGATGCTGCTGCCCGTCCGGGTCCTCGCCAAGCTGTACGGCTTCCCCGACGAGGCGGGACCCGCCCTCGTCAAGGCGATGAACGACATGATCAACGGCGGGCCGGACGCGCTCGCCGGCCAGCAGCACATCGCCGGGTCGGTGTTCCGGCTGGTGGCCGAACGGTCCGCCGCCCCCGGCGACGACGTGCCGTCCCGGATGCTCGCCGACACCGGCGAGTTCACCGCCGACGAGACCGCCCGTGACCTCATGGTGATGCTCGCCGCCGGGCACCAGCCGACCGCCGACTGGATCGGCAACTCGCTGCGGCTGATGCTCACCGACGACCGGTTCGCCGCCTCGCTCTCCGGCGGCCGGCACAGCGTCGCCGAGGCGATGAACGAGGTGCTCTGGGAGGACACCCCCACCCAGAACGTCGCCGGCCGCTGGGCCAGCCGCGACACCCACCTCGGCGGGCAGCACATCGCCGCCGGCGACCTGCTCGTCCTCGGGGTCGCCGCCGCCAACGCCGACCCCCAGGTCCGTACCGACGGCTCTGCCCTCACCGGCGGCAACAACGCCTTCCTCTCCTTCGGCCACGGGGAGCACCGCTGCCCGTTCCCCGCCCAGGAGACCGCCGAGGTCATCGCCCGTACGGGGATCGAGGCGATCCTCGACCGGCTGCCCGACGTCGATCTCTCGGTCCCCGCCGAGGACCTCACCCGGCGCCCGTCGCCGTGGCTGCGCGGTCTGACGGAGCTGCCCGTCCGCTTCACTCCCACTCCCGCCCTTGGAGGCACGCGGTGA
- a CDS encoding ATP/GTP-binding protein — protein MDSATSDRAALRATADNGLKIVVVGGFGVGKTTMVRSVSEIRPLNTEETMTRAGEDVDDLDGVHTKTSTTVAFDFGRITLDERSVLYLFGAPGQERFWFLWDRLFSGTLGAVVLVDTRRLADSWYAIDRLEHHGTPFIVACNDFGGPLHTEQQIREALDLAPDVPLVECDARDRSSSKYVLITLVEHLHALSAARARTPQAALAGAPEAAGRTPETTS, from the coding sequence TTGGACTCCGCAACCTCTGACCGCGCCGCCCTGCGGGCGACGGCCGACAACGGACTGAAGATCGTCGTCGTCGGTGGCTTCGGCGTGGGCAAGACGACCATGGTCCGTTCCGTGAGCGAGATCCGTCCGCTCAACACGGAGGAGACGATGACCCGCGCGGGCGAGGACGTCGACGACCTGGACGGCGTGCACACGAAGACGTCCACCACGGTCGCCTTCGACTTCGGCCGCATCACGCTGGACGAGCGCTCCGTGCTCTACCTCTTCGGCGCCCCCGGCCAGGAGCGCTTCTGGTTCCTGTGGGACCGCCTGTTCTCCGGCACGCTGGGCGCCGTCGTCCTCGTCGACACCCGCCGGCTCGCCGACTCCTGGTACGCCATCGACCGCTTGGAGCACCACGGCACGCCCTTCATCGTGGCGTGCAACGACTTCGGCGGCCCGCTCCACACCGAGCAGCAGATCCGCGAGGCGCTCGACCTCGCGCCGGACGTGCCACTGGTCGAGTGCGACGCCCGCGACCGGTCGTCCAGCAAGTACGTCCTCATCACCCTGGTCGAGCACCTCCACGCGCTGTCCGCCGCCCGCGCCCGGACTCCCCAGGCGGCGCTCGCGGGCGCTCCCGAGGCGGCCGGCAGAACCCCGGAGACCACCTCGTGA
- a CDS encoding DUF742 domain-containing protein: MTPVPRPRPGRDDSPDRLYTLTGGRSRTDSDTFDLVTLVVAECEPAPGMQSEHVAILRMCERPTAVVEIAATLNLPVGIVRIMLGDLLDTGRISARHPRTARVADRLPDPDILEQVLVGLRNL; encoded by the coding sequence GTGACCCCGGTGCCGCGCCCCCGCCCCGGTCGTGACGACTCCCCGGACCGGCTGTACACCCTCACCGGTGGCCGCAGCCGGACGGACTCCGACACCTTCGACCTGGTGACGCTCGTCGTCGCCGAGTGCGAGCCGGCTCCCGGCATGCAGTCGGAGCACGTCGCGATCCTGCGGATGTGCGAGCGGCCCACCGCGGTCGTCGAGATCGCCGCGACGCTGAACCTGCCCGTCGGCATCGTCCGGATCATGCTGGGCGACCTGCTCGACACCGGCCGGATCAGCGCCCGCCACCCCCGTACCGCCCGAGTCGCGGACCGGCTCCCCGACCCCGACATCCTGGAACAGGTGCTCGTTGGACTCCGCAACCTCTGA
- a CDS encoding roadblock/LC7 domain-containing protein, giving the protein MTATTDEKLNWLLEGLLGRTPGARHALVLSRDGLKLCRTPELSVDQADQLAAISAGIQSLSHGASVEFGDGTGGVRSAMTEFYGGVLFIVEAGAGAHLAVVAAEDSDVGLVGHNMSELVEQLGEHLVAPPREESAAPDGPGADAGTPAR; this is encoded by the coding sequence ATGACCGCGACCACCGACGAGAAGCTGAACTGGCTGCTGGAGGGCCTGCTCGGACGCACCCCGGGCGCCCGCCACGCGCTGGTGCTCTCCCGGGACGGCCTGAAGCTCTGCCGCACCCCCGAGCTCTCCGTGGACCAGGCCGACCAGCTCGCCGCGATCTCCGCGGGCATCCAGAGCCTCTCGCACGGGGCGTCCGTCGAGTTCGGTGACGGGACCGGCGGCGTACGGTCCGCGATGACCGAGTTCTACGGCGGAGTGCTCTTCATCGTCGAGGCGGGCGCGGGCGCACACCTGGCGGTCGTCGCCGCCGAGGACTCCGACGTCGGCCTCGTCGGGCACAACATGAGCGAGTTGGTGGAGCAGCTCGGCGAGCACCTCGTCGCTCCGCCCCGTGAGGAGTCCGCCGCGCCCGACGGGCCGGGCGCCGACGCGGGAACCCCCGCCCGGTGA
- a CDS encoding sensor histidine kinase — protein sequence MRPSTRSTALTALVSAVVSGSLCAWAVAVAPASVRTPLAWGAGAAALALTVAVTFAAHTLGTVRALRLARAADSRRFTDETTRLVSSAAADAQRFTAEAARIKATSRAEATRAASEAASALARATAEAAEAKERLAAETERRAAENEADRESFARETAALTARVERAGRERSAALATGANAASRMQALATSMLADLREMEGRHTDDAVLADLLHLDHRTAQAGRLADSIAVLTGARSGRRWARPIVMESVLRGAMGRISGYRRVRLHSTSDVAIAGHAAEGVMHALAELLDNAANFSPPTAEVHVYVEEVPAGVVITVEDSGLVMSDVQLRRAQQAVSPGDQSSAVPSGTRLGLAVVGRLARKHGLRVSFRPSARGGTGALLMLPQELISRTQVGAPSAPLPVAAPKTRTPEPEPTHSAAGPREGAAEAGRAGGEAAAEGAGSAADSAEEPAPAPQDPPSPAAKPEAPAPAAAVAPAAESEAESTGSFPKFGESGLPRRRRGRTFAAAESRAAQTAPADAEKVRDRAGDAKRQAERFSTFSQAVRANAPLPEGNTR from the coding sequence TTGCGCCCCTCAACCCGGTCGACCGCGCTCACCGCGCTGGTGTCGGCAGTCGTCTCCGGCTCGCTGTGCGCATGGGCCGTCGCCGTCGCCCCCGCTTCGGTGCGGACCCCACTGGCGTGGGGGGCGGGCGCCGCGGCCCTCGCGCTGACCGTCGCCGTGACCTTCGCCGCCCACACCCTGGGCACCGTACGGGCGCTGCGCCTGGCGCGGGCGGCCGACAGCCGCAGGTTCACCGACGAGACGACGCGCCTGGTGTCGTCCGCCGCCGCCGACGCCCAGCGCTTCACGGCCGAGGCCGCCCGGATCAAGGCGACCTCCCGTGCCGAAGCCACCCGCGCCGCCTCGGAGGCGGCCTCCGCGCTCGCCCGGGCCACCGCCGAGGCGGCCGAGGCCAAGGAGCGGCTGGCCGCCGAGACCGAGCGGCGCGCCGCCGAGAACGAGGCCGACCGGGAGAGCTTCGCCCGCGAGACGGCCGCCCTCACCGCCCGCGTCGAGCGGGCCGGCCGGGAGCGGTCGGCCGCGCTCGCGACGGGCGCCAACGCGGCGAGCCGGATGCAGGCGCTCGCCACCAGCATGCTCGCCGACCTGCGCGAGATGGAGGGCCGGCACACCGACGACGCCGTCCTCGCCGACCTCCTCCACCTGGACCACCGCACCGCCCAGGCGGGCCGGCTCGCCGACTCCATCGCCGTACTGACCGGTGCGCGCTCCGGACGGCGGTGGGCCAGGCCGATCGTGATGGAGTCCGTCCTGCGCGGCGCGATGGGCCGCATCAGCGGGTACCGCCGCGTCCGGCTGCACTCGACGAGCGACGTGGCGATCGCCGGCCACGCGGCCGAGGGCGTCATGCACGCGCTCGCCGAGCTCCTCGACAACGCTGCCAACTTCTCGCCGCCCACCGCCGAAGTGCACGTGTACGTCGAAGAGGTACCGGCCGGCGTCGTGATCACCGTGGAGGACAGCGGGCTCGTCATGAGCGACGTGCAGCTGCGCCGCGCCCAACAGGCCGTCTCCCCCGGCGACCAGAGCTCCGCGGTGCCCTCCGGTACGCGCCTGGGCCTCGCCGTCGTCGGCCGCCTCGCCCGCAAGCACGGCCTGCGGGTCTCCTTCCGGCCGTCCGCGCGCGGCGGTACCGGGGCCCTGCTGATGCTGCCGCAGGAGCTCATCTCCCGTACGCAGGTGGGCGCTCCGTCCGCACCGCTGCCCGTCGCCGCGCCGAAGACCCGCACCCCGGAACCGGAGCCCACCCACTCCGCCGCGGGCCCCCGCGAGGGCGCCGCCGAAGCGGGGCGCGCCGGCGGCGAGGCCGCCGCCGAGGGGGCCGGGAGCGCCGCCGACTCGGCGGAGGAGCCGGCGCCCGCGCCCCAGGACCCGCCGTCCCCCGCCGCGAAGCCCGAAGCCCCCGCCCCTGCCGCTGCCGTCGCCCCCGCCGCCGAGTCGGAGGCCGAGTCGACGGGCTCCTTCCCGAAGTTCGGCGAGAGCGGACTGCCCCGGCGCCGTCGCGGGCGCACCTTCGCCGCCGCCGAGTCCCGCGCGGCGCAGACCGCCCCCGCCGACGCGGAGAAGGTCCGCGACCGGGCCGGCGACGCGAAGCGGCAGGCCGAACGCTTCAGCACCTTCAGCCAGGCAGTACGGGCCAACGCCCCCCTCCCGGAAGGCAACACCCGATGA